The Aureitalea marina genome includes a window with the following:
- a CDS encoding FtsL-like putative cell division protein: MKRNFYNLVKGKFLISDDSLKNWRFIIFLSVLALIMVASSHSADKKVHRIAQLNNEVKELNSQYVDVRMQLMQLRFESRIISVMANRGLAPSETPPQKILINSED, encoded by the coding sequence ATGAAGCGGAATTTCTATAACCTTGTCAAGGGAAAATTTCTTATTTCCGACGATTCCTTAAAGAATTGGCGGTTCATCATCTTTTTGTCTGTATTGGCACTGATCATGGTGGCCAGTTCGCATAGCGCGGACAAGAAGGTGCATCGCATTGCTCAACTGAACAATGAGGTCAAGGAACTGAATAGTCAGTATGTGGATGTTCGGATGCAATTGATGCAGCTGCGTTTTGAAAGTCGGATCATCTCCGTTATGGCTAATAGGGGACTGGCTCCCAGCGAGACCCCTCCGCAAAAGATCTTAATTAACTCCGAAGACTGA
- a CDS encoding penicillin-binding protein — translation MATEPKHIMNRLYFVAGGMFIFALAIVFKLVDIQFLQGDRYRDLARENTMRNYVIEANRGNIYADDGSLLATSVPKYEIRFDAVTVSQADFNAQLEDLSKALSQMLGRSVAYHSDRLRKARADQNRYLFIAEDLGYSDYVKIKGFPLFKLGPYRGGFIVNQRTVREHPLGKVGERIVGNESRQQPGHYDVGLEGAFNEYLTGKAGRRLQQKIAKGQWKPVSDENEVEPQDGLDIITTINVNIQDIAHHALLKQLEYYEAEHGSVVVMDVKSGEIKAVSNLGRTKNGTYYERLNYAVGESHEPGSTFKVIAMMAALEDKVIDTMTVVDTKAGSKKFYGRLIHDSRRGGYGKISAARALEVSSNIGLATIIDSNYADQPQKFIDHLLEWKLDQPTGIPIKGEGNPLIPGPGHDRWSKNALPSIAYGYNLQMTPLQTLTFYNAIANGGVMVKPRFIKEIRVMNKEVQYFDTEVMHPKICSDVTLSKIQDILKNIVIRGTGEGLYSEHFSMAGKTGTARTEYWFPDWEENKRYISSFAGYFPAEDPKYSCIVVIHKPSIKKGYYGADVSGPVFKRIAQKIFTDSPLMDEVRQLDDETQVVKDDYLDYFAQAQAGHTQVPNVVGMAGMDAIALLENLGFEVKVIGAGTVSKQSLSSGGKLNKGQLIVLTLS, via the coding sequence ATGGCGACAGAACCCAAGCATATCATGAATCGGTTGTACTTCGTTGCTGGGGGCATGTTCATCTTTGCCTTGGCCATCGTATTCAAGTTGGTCGATATTCAGTTCCTTCAGGGAGACCGCTACCGCGACCTGGCCAGGGAGAACACCATGCGAAACTATGTCATTGAGGCCAATCGTGGCAACATTTATGCAGACGATGGCAGCTTACTGGCTACCTCTGTTCCCAAATACGAGATTCGATTTGATGCCGTAACCGTCTCTCAGGCAGATTTCAATGCCCAGTTGGAGGATCTGTCCAAGGCACTGAGTCAGATGCTTGGAAGATCTGTTGCCTATCATTCGGACAGGCTCCGCAAGGCAAGGGCGGATCAGAACCGCTATCTCTTCATCGCAGAGGACCTGGGTTATTCGGATTATGTGAAGATCAAAGGCTTTCCATTGTTTAAGCTAGGACCGTACAGAGGTGGTTTTATAGTCAACCAACGCACCGTCAGGGAGCATCCTTTGGGTAAGGTTGGAGAGCGTATTGTGGGTAACGAAAGTCGTCAGCAACCCGGACATTATGACGTTGGTCTGGAAGGGGCTTTCAATGAGTATTTGACCGGCAAAGCCGGTAGACGCCTTCAGCAAAAGATCGCCAAGGGGCAATGGAAGCCTGTCTCTGACGAGAATGAAGTAGAGCCTCAAGATGGTCTAGACATCATCACCACCATCAATGTCAACATTCAGGATATTGCTCATCATGCCCTGCTCAAGCAATTGGAGTATTACGAAGCTGAGCACGGATCGGTCGTGGTCATGGATGTAAAGTCCGGAGAGATCAAGGCTGTTTCTAATTTGGGTCGAACCAAGAACGGAACCTACTACGAGCGCCTCAACTATGCCGTTGGCGAGAGCCATGAGCCGGGCTCTACCTTTAAGGTGATCGCTATGATGGCAGCCTTGGAGGACAAGGTTATCGATACCATGACCGTGGTCGACACCAAGGCAGGTTCAAAAAAATTCTACGGACGTTTGATCCACGATTCCCGTCGAGGCGGATACGGAAAAATATCGGCTGCCCGAGCATTGGAGGTGTCTTCCAATATTGGGTTGGCCACTATTATCGACAGCAATTACGCGGATCAGCCTCAAAAATTCATCGACCATTTGCTGGAGTGGAAACTGGATCAGCCAACCGGGATTCCTATTAAGGGAGAAGGCAATCCTTTAATTCCCGGTCCTGGGCATGACCGATGGAGCAAGAACGCTCTGCCATCTATCGCTTATGGCTACAACTTACAAATGACTCCCCTTCAAACCCTGACATTCTATAACGCAATCGCAAATGGCGGTGTCATGGTCAAACCTCGGTTTATTAAAGAGATCCGGGTCATGAACAAAGAAGTTCAGTATTTCGATACAGAGGTGATGCATCCCAAGATCTGTTCTGATGTGACTCTTTCAAAGATACAGGACATACTGAAGAATATTGTAATTAGAGGAACTGGAGAAGGGCTATACTCCGAGCATTTTTCCATGGCCGGTAAGACCGGAACGGCCAGGACAGAATATTGGTTCCCGGATTGGGAAGAGAACAAGCGCTATATCTCCTCCTTTGCCGGTTACTTCCCTGCCGAAGATCCGAAATACTCTTGCATAGTGGTCATCCATAAGCCGAGTATCAAGAAGGGCTATTATGGGGCGGATGTCTCCGGACCAGTCTTCAAGCGGATCGCTCAAAAAATATTTACCGATAGTCCTTTGATGGACGAGGTCCGTCAATTAGATGATGAAACCCAAGTTGTAAAGGACGATTACCTGGATTACTTCGCACAGGCACAAGCGGGACATACCCAGGTGCCTAATGTAGTTGGGATGGCTGGAATGGATGCTATTGCCTTGTTGGAGAATCTTGGGTTTGAAGTCAAAGTCATTGGTGCTGGAACAGTAAGTAAGCAATCTCTTTCCTCCGGAGGTAAACTGAATAAAGGCCAACTAATCGTACTTACGCTTTCATGA
- a CDS encoding UDP-N-acetylmuramoyl-L-alanyl-D-glutamate--2,6-diaminopimelate ligase, which yields MKILRDILYGVTIEKVIGSTAAAIQNIHFDSRKVQLNDLFVAIRGTQADGHDYIRKACEQGALVVVCEEIPELVINGVTYVEVSNSQDALSIMASNYYDNPSASLTLVGVTGTNGKTTVTTLLYQLFGAAGYATGLLSTVRVMVGNQEYAATHTTPDSLTINYYLSQMLEAGIEYCFMEVSSHGIDQGRTAGLSFAGGVFTNLSHDHLDYHETFKAYRDVKKSFFDGLPKSAFALTNVDDKNGAYMLQNTRAKKKTYSLKSVSDYSARILENQFNGLLLKIENNEIWVKLIGAFNAYNLLAVYATADLLGMDCLENLQLLSTLESVDGRFQYNLTEGQITTIVDYAHTPDALENVLSTINAIRTGNETLITVVGCGGDRDREKRPRMGAIAAASSNKVIFTSDNPRSEDPEAIIKAMVEGVSPEHFNRMLSITDRRQAIQTACQLADAGDIILVAGKGHETYQEIAGKRHDFDDFEIVNEYLNALNK from the coding sequence ATGAAGATTCTACGGGACATACTCTACGGTGTGACCATCGAAAAGGTGATCGGTAGTACTGCGGCCGCCATTCAGAATATTCATTTCGACTCCCGTAAGGTTCAACTGAACGATCTGTTTGTGGCAATAAGAGGTACGCAGGCAGATGGTCATGATTACATCCGTAAGGCTTGTGAACAAGGTGCATTAGTAGTAGTGTGCGAAGAGATTCCGGAGTTGGTCATCAACGGAGTGACCTATGTGGAGGTCAGTAACTCCCAGGACGCACTGTCAATTATGGCCTCCAATTATTACGACAATCCTTCGGCTTCCTTGACCCTGGTGGGTGTAACCGGGACCAATGGCAAGACCACAGTCACCACTTTGTTGTACCAATTATTTGGAGCTGCCGGTTACGCTACAGGTTTGCTATCTACGGTTCGAGTGATGGTTGGGAATCAGGAGTATGCCGCAACCCATACCACCCCGGATTCACTGACCATCAATTACTATCTGAGTCAGATGCTGGAAGCGGGAATTGAATATTGCTTTATGGAGGTTAGCTCCCATGGGATCGACCAGGGGCGTACTGCAGGTCTTAGCTTCGCCGGGGGTGTGTTTACCAATCTGAGTCACGATCATTTAGACTATCACGAGACTTTCAAGGCTTATCGGGATGTGAAGAAAAGCTTCTTCGACGGATTACCCAAATCTGCTTTCGCCCTGACCAATGTGGACGATAAGAATGGAGCCTATATGCTCCAGAATACGCGTGCAAAAAAGAAGACCTACTCCCTCAAGTCAGTCTCAGACTATTCTGCCCGCATATTGGAGAACCAATTCAATGGACTGCTGCTCAAGATCGAGAACAATGAGATCTGGGTCAAGTTGATCGGAGCCTTTAATGCCTACAACCTATTGGCCGTTTACGCAACCGCGGATCTCTTAGGCATGGATTGCTTGGAGAATTTGCAACTGCTGAGCACGCTGGAGAGTGTTGATGGGCGGTTTCAATACAATCTAACCGAGGGTCAGATCACCACCATAGTGGACTATGCGCATACTCCCGATGCCCTGGAGAATGTACTGTCTACCATCAATGCGATCCGTACTGGTAATGAGACCCTGATCACCGTGGTAGGTTGTGGAGGTGACAGAGACAGGGAAAAGCGCCCCAGGATGGGGGCCATAGCAGCGGCATCCAGTAATAAGGTCATATTTACCAGCGATAATCCCAGGTCTGAGGACCCGGAAGCCATTATTAAAGCCATGGTCGAGGGGGTCTCTCCGGAGCACTTTAACAGAATGCTTTCTATTACAGATAGGCGGCAAGCTATTCAAACAGCTTGCCAATTAGCCGATGCGGGGGACATTATCCTGGTAGCGGGAAAAGGCCATGAAACCTATCAAGAGATTGCTGGTAAGCGTCACGATTTTGATGATTTTGAAATAGTCAATGAATACCTAAACGCGCTCAATAAATAA
- the mraY gene encoding phospho-N-acetylmuramoyl-pentapeptide-transferase — protein MLYYLFEYLDKAYDLPGAGLFQYITFRAAMSVILSLTIATVYGKKIISYLQRKQVGETIRDLGLEGQQQKAGTPTMGGIIIILATIVPVLLFAKLENIYVILLIVTTLWMGTIGFIDDYIKKFKQDKAGLPGKFKVVGQVGLGVIVGATMYFHPGVTVQRQKSDTVQVEQTENLTSKDKFYPEEKTLLTTIPFVKDNEINYEKLVTWAGEEYRSYAWILFIPIVIFIITAVSNGANLTDGIDGLAAGSSAIIGVTLAIFAWVSGNFIFADYLNIMYLPNTGEITIFITAFVGALIGFLWYNAYPAQVFMGDTGSLTIGGIIAVIAIAIRKEWLIPILCGIFLMENLSVVLQVSWFKFTKKKYGEGRRIFKMSPLHHHYQMKGYHESKIVTRFWIVGIVLAILTIVTLKIR, from the coding sequence ATGCTGTACTATCTTTTCGAATATCTGGATAAAGCCTACGACCTGCCCGGTGCAGGACTGTTCCAATACATCACCTTCCGTGCGGCCATGTCTGTCATTCTCTCACTGACCATTGCTACGGTCTACGGTAAGAAGATCATCAGTTATCTGCAACGCAAACAGGTGGGCGAGACCATTCGTGATCTCGGGCTAGAAGGGCAGCAGCAGAAAGCCGGCACTCCAACCATGGGAGGAATAATCATAATCCTTGCTACCATTGTTCCTGTCCTCTTGTTCGCAAAATTGGAGAACATCTATGTAATCCTGCTAATCGTAACTACCTTATGGATGGGAACCATTGGTTTTATAGACGATTATATCAAGAAATTCAAGCAGGATAAGGCAGGCTTACCTGGCAAGTTCAAGGTAGTTGGTCAGGTAGGTCTTGGGGTCATCGTAGGTGCAACTATGTATTTCCATCCGGGAGTAACCGTACAGCGTCAAAAGTCGGATACGGTTCAGGTTGAACAGACAGAGAATCTCACCTCCAAGGATAAGTTCTACCCGGAAGAGAAGACCTTGTTGACCACCATCCCTTTTGTGAAGGACAATGAGATAAACTATGAGAAACTGGTGACCTGGGCAGGAGAAGAATATCGCTCTTATGCCTGGATTTTGTTCATACCTATTGTGATCTTTATCATTACGGCGGTCTCCAATGGTGCCAACCTAACGGACGGAATTGACGGGCTGGCGGCAGGAAGCTCGGCTATAATTGGGGTCACACTGGCCATTTTTGCTTGGGTTTCCGGCAATTTCATCTTTGCCGATTATCTCAACATCATGTATCTGCCCAATACGGGTGAGATCACCATCTTCATTACAGCATTTGTCGGAGCCTTGATCGGTTTCCTGTGGTACAATGCCTACCCGGCCCAAGTTTTTATGGGGGACACCGGTAGCCTGACCATAGGAGGAATCATCGCGGTGATAGCTATTGCCATTCGGAAAGAGTGGTTGATCCCCATACTCTGTGGGATCTTCCTGATGGAGAACCTATCGGTGGTGCTGCAGGTTAGCTGGTTCAAGTTCACCAAGAAGAAATATGGAGAGGGTAGACGAATTTTCAAAATGTCACCCTTGCATCATCATTACCAGATGAAGGGATATCACGAGAGCAAGATCGTGACCCGATTCTGGATTGTAGGTATTGTCCTGGCCATACTGACCATAGTTACACTTAAGATCAGGTAG
- the murD gene encoding UDP-N-acetylmuramoyl-L-alanine--D-glutamate ligase — MNVKLVVLGGGESGTGAAVLGKKENFEVFLSDFGQIEKKYKQVLLHHEIEWEENGHSDARILQAELVVKSPGIPDTAPIVRQLNEAGIPVISEVEFASRFTDAQLVAITGSNGKTTTATLTNYLLDKGGLDVSLAGNIGDSFALDVANRTVKNYVLEVSSFQLDGIADFKPHIAVLTNITPDHLDRYDYQLENYVASKFRIAMNQSADDYFIYDADDPIIRKGMEVHPVRARLIPFSLERILEEGAYVKDENIIVNINNTQFIMPVATLNLQGKHNIKNAMAASTVATLVQIRKETIRACLENFQAVEHRLEKVLKINQVNYINDSKATNVNATFYALESMTSPTVWIVGGVDKGNDYSELLPLVNEKVKAIICLGLENDKIISAFGNVVDLMIEAHSMSDAVQVAYRLAKKGDTVLLSPACASFDLFENYEDRGKQFKEAVRNL; from the coding sequence GTGAATGTTAAACTGGTCGTTCTTGGAGGGGGAGAAAGTGGAACCGGTGCGGCAGTGCTGGGGAAGAAAGAGAATTTCGAAGTCTTTTTATCAGACTTTGGCCAAATAGAAAAAAAGTACAAACAAGTTCTTTTACATCATGAGATCGAGTGGGAGGAAAACGGGCATAGCGATGCTCGAATTCTCCAGGCGGAATTAGTCGTTAAAAGCCCGGGTATCCCCGATACGGCACCGATTGTACGGCAATTGAACGAAGCCGGCATCCCGGTTATATCGGAGGTGGAATTTGCCTCCCGGTTTACGGATGCTCAATTGGTGGCTATTACTGGTAGTAATGGTAAGACCACTACCGCTACTCTGACCAATTATCTGCTGGATAAAGGTGGGTTGGATGTCAGTTTAGCCGGTAATATCGGTGACAGCTTCGCCCTGGATGTAGCCAACAGGACGGTTAAAAATTACGTGCTGGAGGTGAGTTCATTCCAGTTGGATGGTATAGCAGATTTTAAGCCGCATATAGCGGTGTTGACCAATATCACACCAGATCATCTGGATCGGTATGATTATCAACTGGAAAACTATGTGGCATCCAAATTTAGAATTGCCATGAATCAGTCTGCGGATGACTATTTCATTTATGATGCAGATGATCCTATCATTCGGAAGGGAATGGAAGTCCACCCGGTTCGAGCTCGATTGATCCCGTTCTCCTTGGAGAGAATCTTGGAAGAAGGGGCCTATGTAAAAGACGAAAACATAATAGTGAATATAAACAATACCCAATTTATCATGCCAGTTGCAACACTTAACCTTCAGGGAAAACACAACATCAAGAATGCCATGGCGGCCTCTACCGTGGCCACCTTGGTCCAGATCAGGAAAGAGACCATTCGGGCCTGCCTGGAGAATTTCCAGGCTGTTGAGCATCGGCTGGAGAAGGTCTTGAAGATCAACCAGGTCAACTATATCAACGATTCCAAGGCGACCAATGTCAACGCTACTTTCTATGCCTTGGAAAGTATGACCAGTCCAACTGTATGGATCGTAGGTGGGGTGGACAAAGGCAATGATTACAGTGAACTGCTGCCGCTTGTCAATGAGAAGGTGAAGGCTATTATCTGTCTCGGGTTGGAAAATGATAAGATCATCTCGGCCTTTGGGAATGTGGTCGATCTGATGATAGAAGCTCATTCCATGTCGGATGCCGTTCAGGTAGCCTACAGACTGGCGAAAAAAGGAGATACGGTCTTGCTTTCACCGGCCTGTGCCAGCTTCGATCTGTTTGAGAATTACGAAGACCGAGGAAAACAATTTAAAGAAGCAGTAAGAAACCTGTAA
- a CDS encoding FtsW/RodA/SpoVE family cell cycle protein, whose product MKTLFQHISGDRTIWAVLALLALFSFLPVYSASSNLAYLYGDGDTFRYLIKHAAHLLLGFAILYGVHRIPYRYFKGLSVIALPVVIVLLVITLSQGTTIDGANASRWIRVPFVGVTFQTSTLAAVVLLTYVARYLSRIKDKTVTFKETILPLWVPVFIVLALILPANFSTAAIIFAMVVVLVFIGGYPLRYLGVVLGAGLILLTFFILMAKAFPDVFPNRVDTWISRIENFTDKQDTEADYQIEKAKIAIASGGLTGLGPGKSVQKNFLPQSSSDFIYAIIVEEFGLGGALTLMFLYLLLLFRLVIVAHKADSVFGKLLVVGVGLPMIFQAMINMAVAVELFPVTGQTLPLISSGGTSIWMTCLAMGMVLSVSAKRAVKANTEQEENPLDILSEAL is encoded by the coding sequence ATGAAGACTCTGTTCCAGCATATTAGTGGAGACCGAACCATTTGGGCTGTTTTGGCCCTGTTGGCCTTGTTTTCCTTTTTGCCGGTCTACAGCGCCAGTAGTAACCTGGCATATCTATACGGGGACGGGGATACCTTCAGATATCTCATCAAGCATGCGGCCCATTTGCTACTGGGATTTGCCATACTCTATGGGGTGCATCGGATACCTTATCGCTATTTCAAGGGTCTATCCGTTATTGCATTGCCGGTGGTCATCGTGTTGCTGGTCATCACCCTGAGCCAGGGAACAACCATAGACGGGGCTAATGCCAGCCGTTGGATCCGTGTTCCCTTTGTTGGGGTTACTTTTCAAACCTCGACACTTGCGGCTGTTGTATTACTGACCTATGTGGCCCGTTATTTGTCCCGCATAAAGGACAAGACGGTTACCTTCAAAGAAACAATCCTACCCTTATGGGTTCCCGTTTTTATAGTGCTGGCCCTGATCTTACCAGCCAATTTCTCGACCGCTGCAATCATTTTTGCCATGGTGGTTGTGCTGGTTTTCATAGGGGGTTATCCGCTGCGCTACCTGGGTGTAGTCCTAGGCGCAGGTTTGATCTTGCTCACCTTCTTTATCCTGATGGCCAAGGCCTTTCCCGATGTGTTCCCCAATAGGGTGGATACCTGGATATCCCGGATAGAGAATTTTACGGATAAGCAAGATACCGAAGCCGATTATCAGATCGAAAAAGCCAAGATCGCCATCGCCTCAGGAGGGCTCACGGGTTTAGGCCCAGGGAAGAGCGTGCAAAAGAATTTTCTGCCTCAATCGTCCTCCGACTTTATCTACGCCATCATCGTGGAGGAGTTTGGACTGGGAGGAGCCCTAACCCTTATGTTCCTGTATTTATTGTTGCTGTTCAGGTTGGTTATTGTGGCTCATAAGGCGGATTCGGTTTTCGGGAAACTGTTGGTGGTAGGCGTGGGCTTGCCCATGATCTTCCAGGCTATGATCAACATGGCCGTGGCTGTAGAACTGTTTCCAGTTACCGGTCAGACCTTACCACTGATCAGTAGTGGAGGAACCTCCATCTGGATGACCTGTCTGGCTATGGGAATGGTGTTAAGCGTCAGCGCAAAAAGAGCAGTTAAAGCGAATACAGAACAAGAAGAAAATCCACTGGATATATTAAGTGAGGCCTTATAG
- a CDS encoding UDP-N-acetylmuramate--L-alanine ligase gives MKGLKHIDELFFIGIGGIGMSALARYFNARGYAVSGYDRTRSPITEQLEEEGITINYLDIVSPEMHGWRPENVRVIYTPAIPTSNTIFTHFENSGFELLKRADLLQLVTAQTNCLAVAGTHGKTTTSAILGHLMAACDMPVTAFLGGILENYQSNFIDQGDSWTVVEADEFDRSFLKLSPWAACITTVDADHLDIYGSADELTNTFRQFSALITENDRLLVGLDSGLDGSTVAVDQPADYYATNIRISKGSYLFDLITPHTKLEDLVFHLPGHHNLHNAVNALGLAILAGAPTDRLPEALFNFKGVHRRFSYRIRREDLILIDDYAHHPTEINALFQAVDEMYPGERKLIVFQPHLYSRTRDFAAGFANSLNQFDQVVLLDIYPAREEPIEGVTSDWLMGLMKHPDAALVRKEELPETISNSNCMIKLMVGAGDIGEEVSKITQVLSYAS, from the coding sequence ATGAAGGGTCTGAAGCACATAGATGAGTTGTTCTTTATCGGCATAGGCGGAATAGGAATGAGCGCTTTAGCCCGATATTTCAATGCGCGTGGATACGCTGTTAGCGGATATGACAGGACCAGAAGTCCAATAACTGAACAGTTAGAGGAGGAGGGAATTACAATCAATTATCTGGACATAGTAAGCCCTGAAATGCATGGATGGAGGCCAGAGAATGTTAGGGTGATATACACTCCTGCCATACCTACCAGTAATACCATTTTCACCCATTTTGAAAATTCTGGATTTGAGCTGTTAAAGCGGGCAGACCTGCTGCAGCTAGTTACTGCTCAAACTAATTGTCTTGCCGTTGCCGGTACCCACGGCAAGACCACGACCTCTGCAATCTTAGGCCATTTAATGGCGGCGTGTGACATGCCGGTTACTGCTTTCCTGGGTGGTATACTGGAGAACTACCAGTCCAATTTTATCGATCAGGGAGATAGCTGGACGGTCGTTGAGGCGGATGAGTTTGACCGGTCATTCCTAAAACTCAGTCCTTGGGCGGCATGTATTACTACTGTCGATGCAGACCATTTAGACATTTACGGTTCGGCCGACGAACTGACCAATACCTTCCGGCAGTTCTCAGCTCTGATCACAGAGAATGACAGGCTGCTGGTGGGACTTGATTCAGGACTTGACGGAAGTACGGTTGCTGTAGATCAACCCGCCGATTATTACGCAACGAACATACGGATCAGTAAAGGGAGCTATCTCTTCGATCTGATCACTCCCCATACAAAACTGGAAGATTTGGTGTTTCACCTACCCGGACATCATAACCTACACAATGCGGTAAACGCTTTGGGCCTGGCGATTTTAGCAGGTGCCCCGACCGATCGCCTGCCCGAAGCGTTATTTAATTTCAAGGGAGTTCACAGAAGATTCAGTTATCGGATCAGGCGTGAAGACCTTATACTGATCGATGATTATGCTCATCACCCAACGGAGATCAATGCGCTGTTCCAGGCCGTCGATGAAATGTACCCCGGAGAACGAAAACTGATCGTTTTCCAACCTCATCTGTATAGTCGAACACGGGATTTTGCTGCTGGTTTTGCCAATAGCTTAAACCAATTTGATCAGGTCGTTCTATTGGATATCTATCCAGCTAGAGAAGAGCCGATCGAAGGGGTCACTTCAGACTGGTTAATGGGGCTGATGAAGCATCCGGATGCGGCATTGGTCCGCAAGGAGGAATTACCGGAAACCATCTCCAATTCCAATTGCATGATCAAGCTTATGGTTGGTGCTGGAGATATCGGAGAAGAAGTGTCTAAAATAACCCAGGTTTTGAGTTATGCGAGTTAA
- a CDS encoding cell division protein FtsQ/DivIB: protein MRVNWKIFGMLLVIVVLAGLYGFSNQRNSIRNLTDISVQFTDENPPFISRNAVNKLLIQNEDSLSGMHKDELVLRVMEQRLQAHPMVQNAQVFLTVDGQVGARIEQRKPLARVVGSPSFYLDDQGEKMPLSEVYSARVPLVSGIQPDQYQVILPFLRELDQDEFLKQMVVGVQIDSNDELALHLRKHDLVVQFGKPTSLAQKIRNFKAFYQKTRKDNTLVNYESVDLKFGNQVVATKK, encoded by the coding sequence ATGCGAGTTAATTGGAAGATATTCGGCATGTTGTTGGTCATCGTGGTGTTGGCTGGCTTGTATGGTTTTAGTAATCAGCGAAATAGCATTCGTAATTTGACTGATATTTCTGTACAATTCACCGACGAAAACCCTCCATTTATCAGCCGAAATGCGGTTAATAAATTGTTAATACAAAATGAAGATAGCCTTTCGGGCATGCACAAAGATGAGTTAGTTTTGAGAGTAATGGAGCAGAGGTTGCAGGCACATCCAATGGTCCAGAACGCTCAGGTTTTTCTTACAGTTGACGGGCAGGTTGGAGCTCGGATCGAGCAGCGAAAGCCATTGGCCAGAGTTGTTGGATCACCATCCTTTTATCTGGACGACCAGGGGGAGAAAATGCCCCTGTCTGAAGTCTATTCGGCAAGGGTACCACTGGTTTCGGGAATACAACCGGATCAGTATCAGGTGATACTTCCTTTTTTACGGGAATTGGACCAAGACGAATTTTTAAAACAGATGGTAGTCGGTGTCCAGATCGATTCCAATGACGAATTAGCCTTGCATCTGAGAAAGCATGATCTGGTGGTCCAGTTTGGGAAACCGACCTCCCTGGCACAAAAGATTCGGAATTTTAAAGCGTTTTATCAGAAAACAAGAAAAGATAACACGCTGGTCAATTACGAAAGTGTCGATTTGAAATTCGGAAATCAGGTAGTGGCCACAAAAAAATAA